The following proteins are co-located in the Castor canadensis chromosome 5, mCasCan1.hap1v2, whole genome shotgun sequence genome:
- the Gpr160 gene encoding probable G-protein coupled receptor 160, with protein MTALSSENCSLQYQFHPSNQPLDVNCMLFLIILGKIFLNILTLGMRRKKTYQSFMEYFCISLALVDLLLLVNISIISCFRDFVLLGIRFTKYHICLFTQIISFTYGFLHYPVFLIACVDYCLNFSKTTKLSSKGQKLFYFFTVILIWISVLAYVLGDPSIYQSLKAQNGFYQCPSYVSIQSYWLSLSMMVILFVAFITSWSEVITLIRAMRITSYVNETILYFPFSSHCSYTVNSKKTLLPKLIVCFLGTWLPFVLLQIVILLLKVQIPAYVEMNIPWLYFGNSFLIAAVYWFNCDKLYLRDTVLLIDPFVNWKCCFIPLIIQNVEQTEKPVSIIIC; from the coding sequence ATGACAGCTCTTTCTTCAGAGAACTGTTCTTTACAATACCAGTTCCACCCATCAAATCAGCCTCTAGATGTTAACTGCATGTTATTCTTGATCAtacttgggaaaatatttttaaatatcctcACACtaggaatgagaagaaaaaaaacctatcaaagttttatggaatatttttgcATTTCACTAGCATTGGTCGATCTTTTACTTTTGGTAAACATTTCCATTATATCCTGTTTCAGGGATTTTGTACTTTTAGGCATTAGGTTTACTAAATACCATATCTGCCTATTTACtcaaattatttcctttacttACGGTTTTTTGCATTATCCAGTTTTCCTAATAGCTTGTGTAGATTATTGCTTGAATTTCTCAAAAACCACAAAGCTTTCATCTAAGGgtcaaaagttattttatttctttacagtaattttaatttggatttcaGTCCTTGCTTATGTTTTGGGAGATCCATCTATCTACCAAAGTCTGAAGGCACAGAATGGTTTTTACCAATGTCCTTCCTATGTCAGCATTCAGAGTTACTGGCTCTCACTTTCTATGATGGTGATTTTATTTGTGGCTTTTATAACCTCTTGGTCAGAAGTTATTACCTTGATACGGGCTATGAGGATAACTTCCTATGTGAATGAGACTAtcctgtattttcctttttcatcccACTGTAGTTATACTGTGAACTCTAAAAAAACACTCTTACCCAAGCTCATTGTCTGTTTTCTTGGTACCTGGTTACCATTTGTACTACTTCAGATAGTCATCCTTTTGCTGAAAGTACAGATTCCAGCATATGTTGAGATGAACATTCCTTGGCTCTACTTTGGCAATAGTTTTCTCATTGCTGCAGTTTACTGGTTTAATTGTGATAAGCTTTATTTAAGAGATACTGTGTTACTTATTGATCCATTTGTCAACTGGAAATGCTGCTTCATTCCACTTATAATTCAAAATGTTGAGCAAACTGAAAAGCCTGTATCAATAATAATTTGTTAA